The Terriglobales bacterium genome segment CGGCACGTCCATGGTGGAGCGCTGCGCGCGCGCGAGGATGCGGTTGGTTGCCTCGAGCGTCGGCACCTCTTCGATTTCGCCGACCGGCTTCGCCTCGGCGAGCAGCCGCGCGAGCGCTTCGTCGACGGAAAGGAGGTTTTGATTCATGACAAACGAAGATGGGCAAGCACGAAGCGCGCGATTCCCTCAATATCGTTGAGATCGAGAAGCGGCAATTTTGTCTCGATCTTCGCGTCGCTGGCTACCGCAACGATGTGCGGGTCGTTCGGGTGCAGCAGCGCCTCGCCGGTCTCCTTGCGCCACACCTCGAGCTTGGGAATCGGGGCGTGCTTGAAGCCCTCGACCAGCAAGAGGTCGCAGGGCGAGACGCGCTTCACCTGCTCATCGAACGACGGCTCGTGCGCGCCGCGCAGCTCGTGCATCAGCACCCAGCGGCGCGACGAGGTGACGAGGATCTCCTGC includes the following:
- a CDS encoding molybdopterin-guanine dinucleotide biosynthesis protein MobB encodes the protein QEILVTSSRRWVLMHELRGAHEPSFDEQVKRVSPCDLLLVEGFKHAPIPKLEVWRKETGEALLHPNDPHIVAVASDAKIETKLPLLDLNDIEGIARFVLAHLRLS